A single window of Brevundimonas naejangsanensis DNA harbors:
- the smpB gene encoding SsrA-binding protein SmpB, with protein sequence MAADAPKQKTIAENRRARFDYFLEDHIEAGLQLRGTEIKALRDGRANIAESYVSPEGREMVLINADIPPYKMANRFNHEPRRHRKLLLHRKQIDKLIGAVQREGRTIVPVRLYLNEAGKAKLEIALAKGKKLHDKRETAAERDWQRDKARLLRDKG encoded by the coding sequence ATGGCCGCCGACGCCCCCAAACAGAAGACCATCGCCGAAAACCGACGCGCGCGCTTCGACTACTTCCTCGAAGATCATATCGAAGCCGGGCTCCAGCTGCGGGGCACCGAGATCAAGGCTTTGCGCGACGGCCGGGCCAATATCGCCGAGAGCTATGTCTCGCCCGAGGGGCGCGAGATGGTGCTGATCAACGCCGACATCCCGCCCTATAAGATGGCGAACCGCTTCAACCATGAGCCGCGCCGTCACCGTAAGCTGCTGCTGCACCGCAAGCAGATCGACAAGCTGATCGGCGCAGTCCAACGCGAAGGGCGCACCATCGTCCCTGTGCGCCTCTATCTGAATGAGGCGGGCAAGGCGAAGCTGGAGATCGCCCTGGCCAAGGGCAAGAAACTGCATGACAAACGCGAGACGGCGGCCGAGCGCGACTGGCAGCGCGACAAGGCGCGCCTGCTGCGCGACAAGGGATAA
- a CDS encoding penicillin-binding protein 1A translates to MAGVALLGAIALAGVVVAIYAAWVLHDMPDASELADYRPATATRVYAGDGTLIGEFSDQRRIYVTYDQVPQTVVHAFLAAEDQNFFNHGGIDVSGIGRAMFKNVFNVMSGKRLEGGSTITQQVAKNVLLTSETSLNRKLKEAVLSSRLEATLTKEQILELYLNEIYLGYRSYGVASAAYNYFGKSLDQLTPDEAAFLAALPKGPTNYHPKRYPAAALGRRNWVLGEMADNKWLSDEQLKTALARPLNTRSAPRRAEYADADFFVEEARRRAIALFGQEEVNRGGYYLRTTLDPQLQSAARDALMRGLEDYDRRHGWRGAWGTTDFADGWQAEAQKRTTPPERRSWQAAAVESVSGGSIRVRTAKDDQAGALRAADVAWSNAGRRPLKRGDLIFVERQNGQFALKQVPAVNGALVAIEPQSGRVLAMVGGYSYALSSFNRATQAKRQPGSAYKPFVYAAALEGDFTPASIVLDAPISFPGGPGGRAWTPQNYSRQFYGPQTLRRGLELSRNVMTVRLAQAVGMKNVVDLSKKMGVVDDMSPNLAMSLGAGETTPYRITAAYAAFVNGGRRIDPYLIELAQDRNGQTIHRADRRQCRDCGRGFSGQESPRLQDRGTQVIDPITAYQMTSMLEGVIQRGTGARARSLGPWVGGKTGTTNEYRSAWFVGFSADIVVGVFVGFDDNRSLGGGEAGASTAVPIFIDFMEDALKERPARPFVKPKNAIFRTVNGIEEAFRPGTERQLREEAPPPAQPEGPQNYYDVIRREQEVRSQTPTPTAPPPAAPPPPKKEPAEDLSGLY, encoded by the coding sequence ATGGCGGGCGTAGCCCTGCTGGGCGCTATCGCCCTGGCCGGGGTGGTGGTGGCCATCTACGCCGCCTGGGTCCTGCACGACATGCCGGACGCCTCTGAACTGGCGGACTATCGCCCCGCGACGGCGACGCGCGTCTATGCCGGCGACGGCACCCTGATCGGCGAGTTCTCGGACCAGCGGCGCATCTACGTCACCTATGACCAGGTGCCGCAGACGGTCGTGCACGCCTTCCTGGCGGCCGAGGATCAGAACTTCTTCAATCACGGCGGCATCGACGTGTCCGGCATCGGCCGGGCCATGTTCAAGAACGTGTTCAACGTCATGTCGGGCAAGCGGCTGGAGGGCGGCTCGACCATCACCCAGCAGGTGGCCAAGAACGTCCTGCTGACCAGTGAGACCAGCCTGAACCGCAAGCTCAAGGAAGCCGTCCTCTCCAGCCGTCTGGAAGCGACGCTGACCAAGGAGCAGATCCTCGAACTGTATCTGAACGAGATCTACCTGGGCTATCGCTCCTATGGCGTGGCTTCGGCGGCCTATAACTATTTCGGCAAGTCGCTGGATCAGCTGACGCCGGACGAGGCGGCCTTCCTGGCGGCCCTGCCCAAGGGGCCGACCAACTATCACCCGAAACGTTATCCGGCTGCTGCGCTGGGTCGTCGGAACTGGGTGCTGGGCGAGATGGCCGACAACAAATGGCTGTCCGACGAGCAGTTGAAGACAGCGCTGGCCCGTCCGCTGAACACCCGCTCTGCGCCCCGTCGAGCCGAGTACGCCGACGCCGACTTCTTCGTGGAGGAGGCGCGTCGTCGCGCCATCGCCCTGTTCGGTCAGGAAGAGGTCAATCGTGGCGGCTACTACCTGCGCACGACGCTTGATCCGCAGCTGCAGTCGGCGGCGCGTGACGCCCTGATGCGCGGGCTTGAGGACTATGACCGTCGACACGGCTGGCGCGGCGCCTGGGGCACGACCGACTTCGCCGACGGCTGGCAGGCCGAGGCGCAGAAACGCACGACCCCGCCCGAGCGCCGCTCGTGGCAGGCGGCCGCCGTTGAAAGCGTCAGCGGGGGCTCAATCCGCGTCCGCACGGCCAAGGACGATCAGGCGGGCGCGCTGCGCGCCGCCGATGTGGCCTGGTCCAACGCCGGACGTCGCCCGCTGAAGCGCGGCGACCTGATCTTCGTCGAGCGCCAGAACGGCCAGTTCGCCCTGAAGCAGGTCCCGGCCGTCAACGGCGCCCTGGTTGCGATCGAGCCGCAGTCGGGCCGCGTCCTGGCGATGGTCGGCGGCTATTCCTACGCCCTGTCCAGCTTCAACCGCGCGACCCAGGCGAAGCGCCAGCCGGGCTCGGCCTACAAGCCCTTCGTCTATGCGGCGGCGCTGGAAGGCGACTTCACCCCGGCCTCGATCGTGCTGGATGCGCCGATCAGCTTCCCGGGCGGCCCCGGCGGCCGCGCCTGGACGCCTCAGAACTACAGCCGCCAGTTCTATGGACCCCAGACGCTGCGGCGCGGGCTGGAGCTGTCGCGCAACGTCATGACCGTGCGCCTGGCGCAGGCGGTGGGCATGAAGAACGTCGTCGACCTGTCGAAGAAGATGGGCGTCGTGGACGACATGTCGCCGAACCTGGCCATGTCGCTGGGGGCCGGGGAAACCACGCCTTACCGCATCACCGCCGCCTATGCCGCCTTCGTCAACGGCGGGCGCCGCATCGATCCCTATCTCATCGAACTGGCTCAGGACCGGAACGGCCAGACCATCCACCGCGCCGACCGTCGCCAGTGCCGCGACTGCGGCCGGGGCTTCAGCGGCCAGGAATCGCCCCGCCTTCAGGATCGCGGGACCCAGGTGATCGACCCCATCACCGCCTATCAGATGACCTCCATGCTGGAGGGCGTGATCCAGCGCGGCACCGGCGCTCGCGCTCGCAGCCTGGGCCCGTGGGTCGGCGGCAAGACGGGCACCACCAATGAATATCGTTCGGCCTGGTTCGTCGGCTTCTCGGCCGACATCGTGGTCGGCGTCTTCGTCGGCTTCGACGACAACCGTTCGCTGGGCGGCGGTGAAGCCGGGGCCTCGACCGCCGTGCCGATCTTCATCGACTTCATGGAAGACGCGCTGAAGGAGCGGCCTGCGCGGCCGTTCGTGAAGCCGAAGAACGCCATTTTCCGCACCGTCAACGGCATCGAAGAGGCCTTCCGCCCGGGCACTGAGCGTCAGCTGCGCGAAGAAGCGCCGCCGCCGGCCCAGCCCGAAGGGCCGCAGAACTATTACGACGTCATCCGTCGTGAGCAGGAGGTCCGCTCCCAGACCCCGACGCCGACCGCGCCGCCTCCGGCTGCGCCGCCGCCGCCGAAGAAGGAGCCGGCCGAGGACTTGAGCGGCCTTTACTGA
- the prfB gene encoding peptide chain release factor 2 (programmed frameshift) — protein sequence MRSDVEAMKADIEQSVALLRRRLDWDVALRKLDELNARVEDPTLWDNPEQAQAVSRERSRLEVQVNAVKEMEQGLEDGIMLAEMADEEGDEATLEEAREQLKSIKDRAARAELEALLSGEADGNDAYLEVNSGAGGTESNDWAGILLRMYSRWARSHGYEVELQEEESGEQVGIKSATLLISGPNAYGWLKSESGVHRLVRISPYDAAAKRHTSFASVGVSPVVDDSIEIEINPSDVRTDTYRASGAGGQHVNKTDSAVRLTHIPTNTVVACQAGRSQHQNRDQAWKMLRARLYELELQKREAAAQALADAKTDIGWGHQIRSYVLQPYQMVKDLRTEVETSDTQGVLDGDLDQFMGAALAARVGETREG from the exons ATGAGATCGGATGTCGAGGCCATGAAGGCCGACATCGAGCAGAGCGTCGCTCTGCTCAGGAGGCGACTT GACTGGGATGTCGCTCTAAGAAAGCTCGATGAGCTGAACGCGCGGGTCGAGGATCCGACGCTGTGGGACAATCCCGAACAGGCCCAGGCCGTCAGCCGCGAACGCTCGCGTCTGGAAGTTCAGGTCAACGCCGTCAAGGAGATGGAGCAGGGTCTCGAAGACGGGATCATGCTGGCCGAAATGGCGGACGAAGAGGGCGACGAAGCCACCCTCGAAGAAGCGCGTGAACAGCTGAAGTCCATCAAGGACCGTGCCGCGCGCGCCGAACTGGAAGCCCTGCTGTCCGGCGAGGCTGACGGCAACGACGCTTATCTGGAGGTCAACTCCGGCGCGGGCGGCACCGAGTCCAACGACTGGGCGGGCATTCTGCTGCGGATGTACAGCCGCTGGGCGCGCTCGCACGGCTATGAGGTCGAGCTTCAGGAAGAAGAGTCCGGCGAACAGGTCGGCATCAAGTCGGCGACCCTGCTGATCTCCGGACCTAACGCCTATGGCTGGCTGAAGTCCGAATCGGGCGTCCACCGTCTGGTGCGCATCAGCCCCTATGATGCGGCGGCCAAGCGGCACACGTCGTTCGCCTCGGTCGGGGTCTCGCCCGTCGTCGACGACAGCATCGAGATCGAGATCAACCCGTCGGACGTGCGCACGGACACCTATCGCGCATCGGGCGCGGGCGGTCAGCACGTCAACAAGACGGACTCGGCGGTGCGTCTGACCCACATTCCGACCAATACCGTGGTCGCCTGTCAGGCGGGCCGCTCGCAGCACCAGAACCGCGACCAGGCCTGGAAGATGCTGCGCGCGCGTCTGTACGAGCTTGAGCTTCAGAAGCGTGAGGCTGCGGCCCAGGCTCTGGCTGACGCCAAGACGGACATCGGTTGGGGCCACCAGATCCGATCCTATGTCCTGCAGCCGTATCAGATGGTGAAGGACCTGCGCACCGAGGTCGAA